From a single Drosophila sulfurigaster albostrigata strain 15112-1811.04 chromosome 3, ASM2355843v2, whole genome shotgun sequence genomic region:
- the LOC133843723 gene encoding ral guanine nucleotide dissociation stimulator-like 1 isoform X2, with product MSQNVADSLPTWRLWGEEHEKNAIFTVYLKKVRYHRPTPTASNQDSDDEISHLEWETVRVRFVKAATLARLVEALATDDGELESTFINVFLSTYRTFSTPKQVLSLLTQRYDALHEKHAEELELAQQNGTSEDQSYDSPASIHEQHKKTLVSALHVWLDGFPEDWHEDNLQQILAFAGKRLKRSDLHIKVLNRLERLLRQQVYGGGGGGGGATNNVESTPLPWLAAQAGQQFMMHTPCGSTYDLSEQFSGMYLAPIYRGPTHFMQAFRFPHVPVRHFAEQLTRMDTELFKRLIPHQCLGHTWARRDSGGSETVVATINQFNAVLFRVVSSILIDRLKPQDRALNISRWIDIAQELRMLKNFSSLKAIISALNSNSIYRLSKVWEFLPKERMEIFTELARICSEDNNAWTLREVLKREGTAKNPDPAGDQTDRHLQKLIQNLGTQTSHGTIPYLGTFLTDLTMIHTANPDYLTEDKLINFDKKRKEFEVLAQIKLLQGAANTYNLHEDALFDHWFGSMPLLDERQAFALSCQLEPPPPAPRKSVASTNTSLTNTTASSTASIMGSAGGQGHRKTDSIHSNSSSGAGSQFYCELNSSNSSRHNSLDRDAHHASLMSASSSTSNLSMDSSNSGGRQSAHSKLTHSQSLGNGLKNAALSNGTSNGGSPHTHINAQLVQPAGVTTQSAPDFYIIRVTYETDNIELDGIVLYKSIMLGNNERTPQVIRNAMLKLGLEDDPDRYTLAQVLPDKELVMPKTANVYYAVNTNYNLNFILRPRKDDAGGVGGAS from the exons CCCACGTGGCGCCTTTGGGGCGAGGAGCACGAGAAGAATGCAATTTTCACGGTCTATCTGAAGAAGGTGCGCTACCATCGACCCACGCCCACGGCGAGCAAT CAGGACTCGGACGATGAAATTTCACACTTGGAATGGGAAACGGTGCGAGTGCGCTTCGTGAAGGCAGCCACCTTGGCCCGCTTGGTCGAGGCATTGGCCACTGATGATGGGGAGCTGGAGTCCACGTTTATCAATGTATTCCTCTCCACATATCGCACCTTCTCGACGCCCAAGCAAGTGCTTAGTCTGCTGACGCAACGCTACGATGCGCTGCACGAGAAGCACGCCGAGGAGCTGGAGTTGGCCCAACAGAATGGCACCTCGGAGGATCAGAGCTACGACTCGCCTGCGTCCATACACGAGCAGCACAAGAAAACTCTAGTCTCGGCGCTGCATGTGTGGCTCGATGGTTTTCCCGAGGACTGGCATGAGGATAATCTGCAGCAGATTCTGGCATTTGCCGGCAAGCGGCTCAAACGCTCCGATCTGCACATCAAGGTGCTGAATCGCCTGGAACGTTTGCTACGCCAACAGGTCTATGGCgggggaggtggaggaggtgGCGCCACCAACAATGTGGAGAGCACGCCGCTGCCCTGGCTGGCGGCGCAAGCTGGCCAACAGTTTATGATGCATACGCCGTGTGGTTCCACCTACGATTTGAGCGAACAGTTCAGCGGCATGTACCTGGCGCCCATCTATCGTGGACCCACACACTTTATGCAGGCCTTTCGCTTTCCCCACGTCCCCGTGCGACACTTTGCCGAGCAGCTGACCCGCATGGACACGGAGCTCTTCAAGCGCCTGATACCGCATCAGTGTCTGGGACACACGTGGGCGCGAAGGGACAGCGGTGGCTCCGAGACTGTGGTGGCCACCATCAACCAGTTTAACGCAGTGCTGTTCCGTGTGGTCTCCAGCATCCTCATCGATCGTCTGAAGCCACAG GATCGCGCCTTGAACATATCTCGCTGGATTGATATTGCCCAGGAGCTGCGTATGCTCAAGAACTTTAGTTCCCTCAAGGCCATCATCTCGGCACTCAATTCCAACTCCATTTACAGACTGTCCAAAGTGTGGGAGTTTTTGCCCAAAGAGCGC ATGGAAATCTTTACGGAGCTGGCGCGCATCTGTTCCGAGGACAACAATGCGTGGACACTGCGCGAGGTGCTGAAGCGCGAGGGAACTGCCAAGAATCCGGATCCAGCCGGTGATCAAACCGATCGCCATCTGCAGAAGCTCATACAGAACCTGGGCACACAGACATCGCATGGGACCATTCCCTATCTGGGGACATTTCTCACCGATCTAACCATGATACACACCGCCAATCCGGATTACCTCACCGAGGACAAGCTCATCAATTTCGACAAGAAGCGCAAGGAGTTCGAGGTGCTGGCACAGATCAAGCTGCTCCAGGGCGCCGCTAACACGTACAATCTGCACGAGGATGCACTCTTCGATCATTGGTTCGGTTCGATGCCGTTGCTCGACGAGCGTCAGGCATTTGCGCTCAGTTGCCAGCTGGAGCCGCCGCCACCGGCGCCTCGGAAATCGGTGGCGAGCACGAATACATCGCTGACGAATACGACGGCCTCATCGACAGCCTCCATCATGGGCAGCGCCGGTGGACAAGGGCATCGCAAGACTGACTCCATACACTCCAATTCGAGCAGCGGAGCTGGTTCACAGTTCTACTGTGAGctaaacagcagcaatagctCGAGGCACAATTCGCTCGATCGCGATGCACATCACGCTTCGCTCATGTCCGCCTCCAGCAGCACCTCCAATCTGTCCATGGACTCGAGTAACTCCGGCGGTCGTCAGTCGGCTCACAGCAAGCTCACGCATTCGCAGTCGCTGGGCAATGGACTGAAGAATGCTGCCTTGAGCAATGGCACCTCGAATGGAGGATCCCCGCATACGCACATCAATGCTCAGCTGGTGCAGCCGGCTGGCGTGACGACGCAATCGGCGCCAGACTTTTACATCATACGTGTGACGTATGAGACGGATAACATTGAGCTGGACGGGATTGTGCTGTACAAGAGCATTATGCTGGGGAATAACGAACGGACGCCGCAGGTGATTAGGAATGCCATGCTGAAGCTGGGACTGGAGGATGATCCCGATCGATATACACTGGCTCAGGTGCTGCCCGACAAGGAGCTGGTCATGCCGAAGACGGCGAATGTTTACTATGCGGTCAACACGAATTACAATCTCAATTTCATACTGCGACCACGCAAGGATGATGCTGGAGGCGTTGGCGGAGCTAGCTAG
- the LOC133843723 gene encoding ral guanine nucleotide dissociation stimulator-like 1 isoform X4 — MPTWRLWGEEHEKNAIFTVYLKKVRYHRPTPTASNQDSDDEISHLEWETVRVRFVKAATLARLVEALATDDGELESTFINVFLSTYRTFSTPKQVLSLLTQRYDALHEKHAEELELAQQNGTSEDQSYDSPASIHEQHKKTLVSALHVWLDGFPEDWHEDNLQQILAFAGKRLKRSDLHIKVLNRLERLLRQQVYGGGGGGGGATNNVESTPLPWLAAQAGQQFMMHTPCGSTYDLSEQFSGMYLAPIYRGPTHFMQAFRFPHVPVRHFAEQLTRMDTELFKRLIPHQCLGHTWARRDSGGSETVVATINQFNAVLFRVVSSILIDRLKPQDRALNISRWIDIAQELRMLKNFSSLKAIISALNSNSIYRLSKVWEFLPKERMEIFTELARICSEDNNAWTLREVLKREGTAKNPDPAGDQTDRHLQKLIQNLGTQTSHGTIPYLGTFLTDLTMIHTANPDYLTEDKLINFDKKRKEFEVLAQIKLLQGAANTYNLHEDALFDHWFGSMPLLDERQAFALSCQLEPPPPAPRKSVASTNTSLTNTTASSTASIMGSAGGQGHRKTDSIHSNSSSGAGSQFYCELNSSNSSRHNSLDRDAHHASLMSASSSTSNLSMDSSNSGGRQSAHSKLTHSQSLGNGLKNAALSNGTSNGGSPHTHINAQLVQPAGVTTQSAPDFYIIRVTYETDNIELDGIVLYKSIMLGNNERTPQVIRNAMLKLGLEDDPDRYTLAQVLPDKELVMPKTANVYYAVNTNYNLNFILRPRKDDAGGVGGAS; from the exons CCCACGTGGCGCCTTTGGGGCGAGGAGCACGAGAAGAATGCAATTTTCACGGTCTATCTGAAGAAGGTGCGCTACCATCGACCCACGCCCACGGCGAGCAAT CAGGACTCGGACGATGAAATTTCACACTTGGAATGGGAAACGGTGCGAGTGCGCTTCGTGAAGGCAGCCACCTTGGCCCGCTTGGTCGAGGCATTGGCCACTGATGATGGGGAGCTGGAGTCCACGTTTATCAATGTATTCCTCTCCACATATCGCACCTTCTCGACGCCCAAGCAAGTGCTTAGTCTGCTGACGCAACGCTACGATGCGCTGCACGAGAAGCACGCCGAGGAGCTGGAGTTGGCCCAACAGAATGGCACCTCGGAGGATCAGAGCTACGACTCGCCTGCGTCCATACACGAGCAGCACAAGAAAACTCTAGTCTCGGCGCTGCATGTGTGGCTCGATGGTTTTCCCGAGGACTGGCATGAGGATAATCTGCAGCAGATTCTGGCATTTGCCGGCAAGCGGCTCAAACGCTCCGATCTGCACATCAAGGTGCTGAATCGCCTGGAACGTTTGCTACGCCAACAGGTCTATGGCgggggaggtggaggaggtgGCGCCACCAACAATGTGGAGAGCACGCCGCTGCCCTGGCTGGCGGCGCAAGCTGGCCAACAGTTTATGATGCATACGCCGTGTGGTTCCACCTACGATTTGAGCGAACAGTTCAGCGGCATGTACCTGGCGCCCATCTATCGTGGACCCACACACTTTATGCAGGCCTTTCGCTTTCCCCACGTCCCCGTGCGACACTTTGCCGAGCAGCTGACCCGCATGGACACGGAGCTCTTCAAGCGCCTGATACCGCATCAGTGTCTGGGACACACGTGGGCGCGAAGGGACAGCGGTGGCTCCGAGACTGTGGTGGCCACCATCAACCAGTTTAACGCAGTGCTGTTCCGTGTGGTCTCCAGCATCCTCATCGATCGTCTGAAGCCACAG GATCGCGCCTTGAACATATCTCGCTGGATTGATATTGCCCAGGAGCTGCGTATGCTCAAGAACTTTAGTTCCCTCAAGGCCATCATCTCGGCACTCAATTCCAACTCCATTTACAGACTGTCCAAAGTGTGGGAGTTTTTGCCCAAAGAGCGC ATGGAAATCTTTACGGAGCTGGCGCGCATCTGTTCCGAGGACAACAATGCGTGGACACTGCGCGAGGTGCTGAAGCGCGAGGGAACTGCCAAGAATCCGGATCCAGCCGGTGATCAAACCGATCGCCATCTGCAGAAGCTCATACAGAACCTGGGCACACAGACATCGCATGGGACCATTCCCTATCTGGGGACATTTCTCACCGATCTAACCATGATACACACCGCCAATCCGGATTACCTCACCGAGGACAAGCTCATCAATTTCGACAAGAAGCGCAAGGAGTTCGAGGTGCTGGCACAGATCAAGCTGCTCCAGGGCGCCGCTAACACGTACAATCTGCACGAGGATGCACTCTTCGATCATTGGTTCGGTTCGATGCCGTTGCTCGACGAGCGTCAGGCATTTGCGCTCAGTTGCCAGCTGGAGCCGCCGCCACCGGCGCCTCGGAAATCGGTGGCGAGCACGAATACATCGCTGACGAATACGACGGCCTCATCGACAGCCTCCATCATGGGCAGCGCCGGTGGACAAGGGCATCGCAAGACTGACTCCATACACTCCAATTCGAGCAGCGGAGCTGGTTCACAGTTCTACTGTGAGctaaacagcagcaatagctCGAGGCACAATTCGCTCGATCGCGATGCACATCACGCTTCGCTCATGTCCGCCTCCAGCAGCACCTCCAATCTGTCCATGGACTCGAGTAACTCCGGCGGTCGTCAGTCGGCTCACAGCAAGCTCACGCATTCGCAGTCGCTGGGCAATGGACTGAAGAATGCTGCCTTGAGCAATGGCACCTCGAATGGAGGATCCCCGCATACGCACATCAATGCTCAGCTGGTGCAGCCGGCTGGCGTGACGACGCAATCGGCGCCAGACTTTTACATCATACGTGTGACGTATGAGACGGATAACATTGAGCTGGACGGGATTGTGCTGTACAAGAGCATTATGCTGGGGAATAACGAACGGACGCCGCAGGTGATTAGGAATGCCATGCTGAAGCTGGGACTGGAGGATGATCCCGATCGATATACACTGGCTCAGGTGCTGCCCGACAAGGAGCTGGTCATGCCGAAGACGGCGAATGTTTACTATGCGGTCAACACGAATTACAATCTCAATTTCATACTGCGACCACGCAAGGATGATGCTGGAGGCGTTGGCGGAGCTAGCTAG
- the LOC133843723 gene encoding ral guanine nucleotide dissociation stimulator-like 1 isoform X3 has product MSQNVADSLPTWRLWGEEHEKNAIFTVYLKKVRYHRPTPTASNDSDDEISHLEWETVRVRFVKAATLARLVEALATDDGELESTFINVFLSTYRTFSTPKQVLSLLTQRYDALHEKHAEELELAQQNGTSEDQSYDSPASIHEQHKKTLVSALHVWLDGFPEDWHEDNLQQILAFAGKRLKRSDLHIKVLNRLERLLRQQVYGGGGGGGGATNNVESTPLPWLAAQAGQQFMMHTPCGSTYDLSEQFSGMYLAPIYRGPTHFMQAFRFPHVPVRHFAEQLTRMDTELFKRLIPHQCLGHTWARRDSGGSETVVATINQFNAVLFRVVSSILIDRLKPQDRALNISRWIDIAQELRMLKNFSSLKAIISALNSNSIYRLSKVWEFLPKERMEIFTELARICSEDNNAWTLREVLKREGTAKNPDPAGDQTDRHLQKLIQNLGTQTSHGTIPYLGTFLTDLTMIHTANPDYLTEDKLINFDKKRKEFEVLAQIKLLQGAANTYNLHEDALFDHWFGSMPLLDERQAFALSCQLEPPPPAPRKSVASTNTSLTNTTASSTASIMGSAGGQGHRKTDSIHSNSSSGAGSQFYCELNSSNSSRHNSLDRDAHHASLMSASSSTSNLSMDSSNSGGRQSAHSKLTHSQSLGNGLKNAALSNGTSNGGSPHTHINAQLVQPAGVTTQSAPDFYIIRVTYETDNIELDGIVLYKSIMLGNNERTPQVIRNAMLKLGLEDDPDRYTLAQVLPDKELVMPKTANVYYAVNTNYNLNFILRPRKDDAGGVGGAS; this is encoded by the exons CCCACGTGGCGCCTTTGGGGCGAGGAGCACGAGAAGAATGCAATTTTCACGGTCTATCTGAAGAAGGTGCGCTACCATCGACCCACGCCCACGGCGAGCAAT GACTCGGACGATGAAATTTCACACTTGGAATGGGAAACGGTGCGAGTGCGCTTCGTGAAGGCAGCCACCTTGGCCCGCTTGGTCGAGGCATTGGCCACTGATGATGGGGAGCTGGAGTCCACGTTTATCAATGTATTCCTCTCCACATATCGCACCTTCTCGACGCCCAAGCAAGTGCTTAGTCTGCTGACGCAACGCTACGATGCGCTGCACGAGAAGCACGCCGAGGAGCTGGAGTTGGCCCAACAGAATGGCACCTCGGAGGATCAGAGCTACGACTCGCCTGCGTCCATACACGAGCAGCACAAGAAAACTCTAGTCTCGGCGCTGCATGTGTGGCTCGATGGTTTTCCCGAGGACTGGCATGAGGATAATCTGCAGCAGATTCTGGCATTTGCCGGCAAGCGGCTCAAACGCTCCGATCTGCACATCAAGGTGCTGAATCGCCTGGAACGTTTGCTACGCCAACAGGTCTATGGCgggggaggtggaggaggtgGCGCCACCAACAATGTGGAGAGCACGCCGCTGCCCTGGCTGGCGGCGCAAGCTGGCCAACAGTTTATGATGCATACGCCGTGTGGTTCCACCTACGATTTGAGCGAACAGTTCAGCGGCATGTACCTGGCGCCCATCTATCGTGGACCCACACACTTTATGCAGGCCTTTCGCTTTCCCCACGTCCCCGTGCGACACTTTGCCGAGCAGCTGACCCGCATGGACACGGAGCTCTTCAAGCGCCTGATACCGCATCAGTGTCTGGGACACACGTGGGCGCGAAGGGACAGCGGTGGCTCCGAGACTGTGGTGGCCACCATCAACCAGTTTAACGCAGTGCTGTTCCGTGTGGTCTCCAGCATCCTCATCGATCGTCTGAAGCCACAG GATCGCGCCTTGAACATATCTCGCTGGATTGATATTGCCCAGGAGCTGCGTATGCTCAAGAACTTTAGTTCCCTCAAGGCCATCATCTCGGCACTCAATTCCAACTCCATTTACAGACTGTCCAAAGTGTGGGAGTTTTTGCCCAAAGAGCGC ATGGAAATCTTTACGGAGCTGGCGCGCATCTGTTCCGAGGACAACAATGCGTGGACACTGCGCGAGGTGCTGAAGCGCGAGGGAACTGCCAAGAATCCGGATCCAGCCGGTGATCAAACCGATCGCCATCTGCAGAAGCTCATACAGAACCTGGGCACACAGACATCGCATGGGACCATTCCCTATCTGGGGACATTTCTCACCGATCTAACCATGATACACACCGCCAATCCGGATTACCTCACCGAGGACAAGCTCATCAATTTCGACAAGAAGCGCAAGGAGTTCGAGGTGCTGGCACAGATCAAGCTGCTCCAGGGCGCCGCTAACACGTACAATCTGCACGAGGATGCACTCTTCGATCATTGGTTCGGTTCGATGCCGTTGCTCGACGAGCGTCAGGCATTTGCGCTCAGTTGCCAGCTGGAGCCGCCGCCACCGGCGCCTCGGAAATCGGTGGCGAGCACGAATACATCGCTGACGAATACGACGGCCTCATCGACAGCCTCCATCATGGGCAGCGCCGGTGGACAAGGGCATCGCAAGACTGACTCCATACACTCCAATTCGAGCAGCGGAGCTGGTTCACAGTTCTACTGTGAGctaaacagcagcaatagctCGAGGCACAATTCGCTCGATCGCGATGCACATCACGCTTCGCTCATGTCCGCCTCCAGCAGCACCTCCAATCTGTCCATGGACTCGAGTAACTCCGGCGGTCGTCAGTCGGCTCACAGCAAGCTCACGCATTCGCAGTCGCTGGGCAATGGACTGAAGAATGCTGCCTTGAGCAATGGCACCTCGAATGGAGGATCCCCGCATACGCACATCAATGCTCAGCTGGTGCAGCCGGCTGGCGTGACGACGCAATCGGCGCCAGACTTTTACATCATACGTGTGACGTATGAGACGGATAACATTGAGCTGGACGGGATTGTGCTGTACAAGAGCATTATGCTGGGGAATAACGAACGGACGCCGCAGGTGATTAGGAATGCCATGCTGAAGCTGGGACTGGAGGATGATCCCGATCGATATACACTGGCTCAGGTGCTGCCCGACAAGGAGCTGGTCATGCCGAAGACGGCGAATGTTTACTATGCGGTCAACACGAATTACAATCTCAATTTCATACTGCGACCACGCAAGGATGATGCTGGAGGCGTTGGCGGAGCTAGCTAG